TGATGATGAGGTTGATATCGCTCATGCGGGTTCACACTGGGCGACTAAAGTCGCCCCCACAGTGGCTGAACAGTTGGCCTTCATCGTTACAGCTCGATGCCTGAAAACAGCATGAAGGCCATGGCCATCAGGCCGGCCGTGATGAAGGTAATGCCGAGCCCCCGAAGTCCTTCGGGCACATTGCTGTACTTCATTCTTTCCCGGATGCCGGCCAGACCGATGATGGCCAGCGCCCAGCCCGTTCCGGTGCCGAGGCCGAACACCACGCTCTCCGTGAAATTGTAATTGCGTTCCACCATGAACAGGCTGCCGCCCAGGATGGCGCAGTTGACCGTAATCAGCGGCAGAAAGATGCCCAGCGCAATATAGAGCCTTGGCACATACTTATCCAGAAACATCTCCAGAATCTGCACGATGGCGGCGATAACGCCGATATAGCTCAAAAGCCCCAGAAACGTGAAATCAATGCCCCGCAGGCCTAGCCAGGCCAGGGCATTTTCCTTCAGCACGTATTGATAGATCAGGTTGTTGACCGGCACGGTGATCGATTGCACGACAATGACGGCGATGCCCAGTCCGACGGCCGTGGCCATGCGTTTAGAAACCGCCAGAAACGTGCACATGCCCAGAAAGAAAGCCAGGGCCAGGTTTTCAACGAATACCGCGGTCATGAAAAGGCTCAGATAATGTTCCAGCATGGTCACTCCAGCCTGCTGCTGCGGGCGAGATCGCTCGAGATCCGCCCTTGCTCAAGATGGCTCAGAAACGGCCCGTAACCGTGTTCGCCCAGCCAGTACCTGACCAGGTTGTTGACGCCGCGGCTGGTGATGGTCGCGCCCGCAATGCCCGATACCTGATGCCTGGCTTCGTCCGAGTCCGGCGCGACATCGCCGCGCGTGACTTCGACAATGACCCTGCCCTGAGCATCAAACGCCTGCTTGCCTTTCCAGCCGCCTTTCCAGCGCGGATTGTCGACTTCGCCGCCCAGGCCCGGCGTTTCCTTGTGTTCATAAAACGTGAGGCCGGTAATCGTGCGCAGATCCTTATCCAGCGCTATGAATCCGTACAGCGTGGACCAGAGCCCCTTGCCGTAAACCGGCAGGATCAGTTTCTGCAGCTGCCGATCCGTCTTGACCAGATAGACCACCATGTATTTTGGACGCTGTTTGATCCTAGCCTGATCGTATTGCGGCGGAATCACTTCGCCGTAATCAGGATCAAAAGCCAGCGCTTCAATATCGAATGACTCGATATTGAGCCTTTCATCGAATTGCGCCGGATCGACGGCCTTGCCGGACTGCAGATCGACCATCAGCGACTCGATGTTCTGTTCATAGATCGCGTCCAGATCGGCGTCCTCCTCATACAGATCGGCGACAGCCAGAATGTTGCTGATCCTGTCCAGCCGCTGGTTGTGCCTTTGCGTGGCGTGCAGCAGTATCGCGGCCGCGGATACGAACAGCGAGCAGATCAGGCTGACGCCCAGCACGATCAGGATCGCTTGCCTGACGCTATCTTTGCGCATCGATCCTCCGCTGCCGCCTGCGGATATGCCGGCTGATGAACAGCCTGTCTATGGTCGGCGCAAACACGTTGCCGAACAGGATGGCCAGCATGATGCCCTCCGGAAAACCCGGATTGATGACCCTGACCAGTACGGTCAGGACGCCGATCAGCAGGCCGTACACGAACTGGCCGGGCAGGGAATGCGCGGCCGATACCGGATCGGTCGCCACATAAACCGTGCCGAAGGCAAAGCCGCCCAGCACCAGGTGCCATTGCGGCGTAACCTGAAACATGGGGTTCGCCGGGCTGCCGGCATAGTTAAACAGCAGGGACAGGCCGGCCATGCCCAGCACGACGCCGGCCATGATGCGCCACGAGCCGACTCGGCTGACAATAAGAATGAGCGCGCCGATCAGGCAGGCCAGCGTCGAGGTCTCGCCCATGGAACCTGGAATGAAGCCGTAAAAGGCATCCTGCCAGGAAACAGACAGCGCCAGCTCAGGATCGGGCAGTTCCGCCAGAGGCGTGGCCCGGCTGTAGCCGTCGACCGGCACCCAGATGGCATTGCCGCTCATGTCCTTAGGGTAGGAAAAAAACAGAAAACAGCGTCCGACCAGGGCCGGATTGAGGATATTCATGCCGACGCCGCCGAAGATTTCCTTGCCGATGACGACGCCGAACGAGATGCCCATCATGACCTGCCACCACGGTATGTCCGGCGGCAGAATCAGCGTAAAAATAAGACTGGTGACCAGAAAGCCCTCGCTGATGGTCTGCTGCCGGACGATAGCGAACAGCACCTCCCAGAAGCCGCCCGCGAGCAGCGTGAAGATATAGACGGGCAGAAAATACAGCGCGCCCAGCAGCATGTTGTCGAGCACGCTGGCCGGATCGCTGCCGACGCCCATGAAGTTCAGCAGCGCACCGCGCCAGCCGGGGGCATATTCGGCGCTTTGCTGCTGCAGCGCCAGATTGATCTGCAGCCCGGTATTGTAGAACGCCATGATAACGGTCGGGATCAGTGCGACGATAACCGTGACCATCATGCGTTTCATGTCCAGGGCATCGCGCACATGCGGCGCACTGCGCGTAACCGTGCCCGGCGTATACAGAAACGTGTCTACGGCATCATAAAGCGGGCCCAGCTTTTCCCACTTTCCGCCCTGGACGAAACGCGCGGCGAATTTTCCAGGCTCCTCGCTCATGCCGTCCCTCCGCCGGAGATTTCCTCCTCGATCAGTTCGAGGTTATGGCGCAGCAGCGGCGCGAAATCCTCTTTGGACGGGCAGACAAACGTGCACAAGGCCAGATCCTCCTCTGCCAGTTCCAGACAGCCAAGGTTCTCGGCTTCTTCAATATCGGCAATGGCCAGCGCGCGCAGTAAAAAAAGCGGCATGATATCCAGCGGCATGACGCGCTCGTAGTTGCCGTTGGGAATAATGGCCCTTTTTTCGCCGTGCATCGAGGTGGTGAAATCGTAAGTGCTGCCGGGAATAAACTTGGACAGCACCACGTTCTTGATCGAATAGAGATTGAAGCCGGGGTTCAGCCAGCCTAAAAATTCGCGCCGCCGGTCTTCCGGCAACACTGAAATTTGCTGATGATACCGGCCCAGAAAGGCCTTGTCCCCTTCCGCCCTGTGGCCGGACAAGACCGAACCGGAAATGATGCGGTTGTCATCCCCGATCAGTTCGCCCTGGCAGTGATCGTCGAGGCAGGCGCCGATGCGCGTCCTGATCAGGCTCGGTCTGCTGACTGACGGGCCGGCCAGAGACACGATGCGATCGACATACAGCCGGCCGGTCGTGAACAATTTGCCGACTGCAATCACATCCTGAAGACCGATATGCCAGACCGTCTTGCCAAGATGAACGGGATCGAGAAAATGGATATGCGTGCCGGCATTGCCGGCCGGATGGGGCCCGGAAAACTCGGCAACAACCAGATTTCCGATGTCCATGTCCGGCATCAAAGTTTTCGAGTGTTTGCAGAGAAAGATCCTGCCCTCGGTCAGTCGGGCCAGGATGCGTGCGCCGTTGACGAAATCCCGCTCATGCCCTGCCAGGAGAGGCTCGATAGCCGGCGCCAGCGGATTGGTATCCATGGCTGTGATAAAGATGGAATGAGGAACCGTTTCGGGATTTGCCGTTTTGTTGAACGGCCGCGCGCGCAAAGCTGTCCATAGCCCCGAACTCAGCAATTGCCCGATGATCTGGTCTCGGTTCAGCGAGCTCAGCCGATCCTCGCCGTAAGACTCGAAACAGGTTTCCTCCTCGCTTTCCGCTAGTTCAATCACGATCGACTGTAGAGCCCGTTTTTCGCCGCGATTGATCGATTTTACATAGCCTGTTCCAGGCGAGGTATAACGCACCGCCGGCATTCTTTTATCGGTGAACAGCAACTGGCCTTTAATGACGAAATCTGACTCCTTGACCGCCATCTGTGGTTTCACTCCGATATAGTCAAAACCAAATATCGCAACAGTTTTCGGCGGCGATGTGTTTTTTATGATCTGTTCAGGTCCGCCTTTAATGGGCAAGTCTAGGCCTTTTTTGATGTTAATCATTGCCTCATGACCGCTAAATGGACATAAAGGTATTATTTGCTACAGCAAGAGTTTGATAAATCAGTATGAATACCTAACCCGCCCTAGAACAGTTATCTTTTAGCAGTTATCG
This is a stretch of genomic DNA from Methylobacter sp. YRD-M1. It encodes these proteins:
- the nqrE gene encoding NADH:ubiquinone reductase (Na(+)-transporting) subunit E, translated to MLEHYLSLFMTAVFVENLALAFFLGMCTFLAVSKRMATAVGLGIAVIVVQSITVPVNNLIYQYVLKENALAWLGLRGIDFTFLGLLSYIGVIAAIVQILEMFLDKYVPRLYIALGIFLPLITVNCAILGGSLFMVERNYNFTESVVFGLGTGTGWALAIIGLAGIRERMKYSNVPEGLRGLGITFITAGLMAMAFMLFSGIEL
- a CDS encoding Na(+)-translocating NADH-quinone reductase subunit C, giving the protein MRKDSVRQAILIVLGVSLICSLFVSAAAILLHATQRHNQRLDRISNILAVADLYEEDADLDAIYEQNIESLMVDLQSGKAVDPAQFDERLNIESFDIEALAFDPDYGEVIPPQYDQARIKQRPKYMVVYLVKTDRQLQKLILPVYGKGLWSTLYGFIALDKDLRTITGLTFYEHKETPGLGGEVDNPRWKGGWKGKQAFDAQGRVIVEVTRGDVAPDSDEARHQVSGIAGATITSRGVNNLVRYWLGEHGYGPFLSHLEQGRISSDLARSSRLE
- a CDS encoding NADH:ubiquinone reductase (Na(+)-transporting) subunit B; this translates as MSEEPGKFAARFVQGGKWEKLGPLYDAVDTFLYTPGTVTRSAPHVRDALDMKRMMVTVIVALIPTVIMAFYNTGLQINLALQQQSAEYAPGWRGALLNFMGVGSDPASVLDNMLLGALYFLPVYIFTLLAGGFWEVLFAIVRQQTISEGFLVTSLIFTLILPPDIPWWQVMMGISFGVVIGKEIFGGVGMNILNPALVGRCFLFFSYPKDMSGNAIWVPVDGYSRATPLAELPDPELALSVSWQDAFYGFIPGSMGETSTLACLIGALILIVSRVGSWRIMAGVVLGMAGLSLLFNYAGSPANPMFQVTPQWHLVLGGFAFGTVYVATDPVSAAHSLPGQFVYGLLIGVLTVLVRVINPGFPEGIMLAILFGNVFAPTIDRLFISRHIRRRQRRIDAQR
- a CDS encoding Na(+)-translocating NADH-quinone reductase subunit A; the protein is MINIKKGLDLPIKGGPEQIIKNTSPPKTVAIFGFDYIGVKPQMAVKESDFVIKGQLLFTDKRMPAVRYTSPGTGYVKSINRGEKRALQSIVIELAESEEETCFESYGEDRLSSLNRDQIIGQLLSSGLWTALRARPFNKTANPETVPHSIFITAMDTNPLAPAIEPLLAGHERDFVNGARILARLTEGRIFLCKHSKTLMPDMDIGNLVVAEFSGPHPAGNAGTHIHFLDPVHLGKTVWHIGLQDVIAVGKLFTTGRLYVDRIVSLAGPSVSRPSLIRTRIGACLDDHCQGELIGDDNRIISGSVLSGHRAEGDKAFLGRYHQQISVLPEDRRREFLGWLNPGFNLYSIKNVVLSKFIPGSTYDFTTSMHGEKRAIIPNGNYERVMPLDIMPLFLLRALAIADIEEAENLGCLELAEEDLALCTFVCPSKEDFAPLLRHNLELIEEEISGGGTA